A stretch of DNA from Candidatus Methanomethylicota archaeon:
AGGGACTTCTATGTGGAGTTTTTTATTTCCAATTTTAGGAGGTTTTGTTGGATTAATTTTAATTAGAATTTTAGGTTTTAAGAAATTTACAGGAGGAGAATTTCTCTTAGGATTTGTAATTTTCTTTTTTTCTATGATTATTCAATCTCCAATACAACAATTACCAATACTCTCTATGGGAAGAAATCAAGAAGAAATTATTAATTTTATTTTAACTCAAGGTTTTGGATTTATATTAATTATTTCACTTTGGATTGGATTTATAGCAGGATTTGTACAATCAGGATTTAAGTATATATTTGCAAGAAATAAATCATATTCTGCAGCATTAAATATTGGTTTGGGATTTGGTTTAACTGAAGCATTTTATATTGGAATTATATCATCATTAATGACAGTTATAAATGTTCCAATATACATGTATGGAATATCTATGATAGAGAGATTTTCAGCAACAATATTTCATATTGGAAGTACTATGTTTATTGTAGATATGTTTAAGAAGAGAAGAGGCTTATTAGGACTTTTAATAATAATTATCATACATGGATTAATAGATACTTTAGCAGCATTATATCAAATTATGTTAAATCAGTTATTACTAATTATTACAGAATTTTCTATTTTGATTATAGGACTATTTTTAACATTAAAATTATATAAAAAAGCTATTGGTGAAAGTGAAGAAAGTCCTGTTTGGTGAAATTTTATTTTTTTTATAAAATCTTTTACATAATTTTTGTATAAAAATCGTTTAATATTGAATTAAATAGTTAAAATTTCTTACAATAGTGCTTATAAGAGGGTTCTAATAATTAAATAATATTGTATTCAGGGGATGATACTTGACCATACTTTGGG
This window harbors:
- a CDS encoding YhfC family glutamic-type intramembrane protease, with protein sequence MWSFLFPILGGFVGLILIRILGFKKFTGGEFLLGFVIFFFSMIIQSPIQQLPILSMGRNQEEIINFILTQGFGFILIISLWIGFIAGFVQSGFKYIFARNKSYSAALNIGLGFGLTEAFYIGIISSLMTVINVPIYMYGISMIERFSATIFHIGSTMFIVDMFKKRRGLLGLLIIIIIHGLIDTLAALYQIMLNQLLLIITEFSILIIGLFLTLKLYKKAIGESEESPVW